A section of the Ignavibacteriales bacterium genome encodes:
- a CDS encoding tetratricopeptide repeat protein: MANIIQFPSQKGQSGLKRVKKKTKVELKRSNQIDLFTEDGPQANIYIMPTDMSPFERALILDEKGDEGAKAAYEKALENEDCTADAYCNLGILEYEEGSTVKAIDRFTLSLKADPRHFESHYNLANLYSELGNLPLAKTHYEFAKELQPDFPDICFNLGIVYAMMRDYESSVKVLSEYKDMVPKEEGENAERLIESIRRITG, encoded by the coding sequence ATGGCTAATATAATCCAATTCCCGTCGCAAAAAGGACAGTCGGGACTTAAGCGTGTAAAGAAAAAGACCAAGGTAGAACTTAAGCGTTCAAACCAGATAGATCTTTTTACGGAGGACGGTCCGCAGGCGAACATATATATAATGCCGACGGATATGAGCCCGTTCGAGCGCGCGCTGATACTCGATGAGAAGGGCGATGAGGGAGCGAAGGCGGCTTACGAGAAGGCGCTGGAGAATGAGGATTGTACAGCCGACGCATACTGTAACCTCGGGATACTGGAATACGAGGAGGGGAGCACTGTTAAGGCGATTGACCGCTTCACTCTCTCGCTGAAAGCAGACCCGAGACACTTCGAATCACACTACAATTTAGCAAACCTATACTCTGAGCTGGGCAATCTGCCCTTAGCGAAAACGCATTACGAATTCGCGAAGGAGCTTCAGCCGGACTTTCCGGATATATGTTTTAATCTCGGAATAGTGTACGCAATGATGCGGGACTACGAATCTTCAGTGAAGGTATTATCCGAATATAAGGACATGGTGCCTAAGGAAGAGGGCGAGAACGCAGAGAGGCTGATAGAGAGTATAAGGAGAATTACGGGGTAA
- a CDS encoding heavy-metal-associated domain-containing protein translates to MKNLKLLIPVLVFAVGVFLAGCSKTQENTDATNKDGNTETTTQTSNDNMMEGETVMINLPSMQCNTCKKTITTAVKEVDGVKDVDVSVKDKTVKVVFDKSKTDLSKIESSITGAGYDANDKKADKEAYDKLDDCCKVPADQKDKDMHM, encoded by the coding sequence ATGAAAAACTTAAAATTATTAATACCGGTACTGGTGTTTGCGGTGGGAGTATTTTTAGCAGGATGCAGTAAGACACAGGAAAATACAGACGCAACCAATAAGGACGGAAACACAGAAACAACAACGCAAACGAGTAACGATAATATGATGGAAGGTGAGACAGTGATGATAAACCTTCCTTCGATGCAGTGCAACACATGTAAGAAAACGATAACAACTGCAGTAAAAGAAGTTGACGGCGTAAAGGACGTCGATGTAAGTGTAAAGGATAAGACAGTGAAAGTGGTTTTCGATAAGTCAAAGACAGACCTGTCGAAAATAGAATCGTCCATTACAGGCGCAGGATATGACGCAAATGATAAGAAAGCGGATAAAGAAGCATATGACAAGCTGGATGATTGCTGTAAAGTTCCTGCAGATCAGAAAGACAAAGATATGCACATGTAA
- a CDS encoding YHS domain-containing protein, whose product MKNLFLSVIAAIAIFAIYNTISYGSVQDDPKNMKDCSCSSCDMKSDDCNSCTGSGCDMTMSEFKKEPMKQSSGISGDSLESTSAGVCPVSGEPLGDNSISYTYLGKEYKFCCEGCVGKFKKEPMDYTEDLQCPVMGGAAKKDVSTVYDGVKYYFCCKGCDKEFMENPEKFMNGNNSEEK is encoded by the coding sequence ATGAAAAATCTATTTTTATCAGTCATAGCTGCGATAGCGATCTTTGCAATTTACAATACAATTTCCTACGGATCAGTTCAGGATGATCCAAAAAACATGAAGGACTGTTCATGCTCTTCATGCGACATGAAATCAGACGACTGTAACAGCTGTACAGGTTCAGGATGTGACATGACGATGAGTGAGTTTAAGAAAGAGCCTATGAAACAAAGCTCAGGAATAAGCGGTGATTCACTCGAATCAACAAGCGCAGGAGTATGCCCGGTTAGCGGTGAGCCACTCGGAGACAACAGTATCTCATATACATATCTCGGAAAGGAGTATAAATTTTGCTGTGAAGGATGCGTCGGAAAATTCAAAAAAGAACCGATGGATTACACGGAAGATCTTCAATGCCCGGTAATGGGCGGCGCGGCTAAGAAGGATGTCAGTACAGTGTACGATGGTGTGAAATATTATTTTTGCTGTAAGGGATGCGACAAGGAATTCATGGAGAATCCAGAGAAATTCATGAACGGAAACAATAGCGAAGAAAAATAA
- a CDS encoding Ku protein has translation MRSIWKGHIRFSLVTIPIRIYNAIETSETISFKQLHKEDNGPIGYDKRCRKCNKIVKMEDIVKGYQYEPDQFVIIDPEDLDKLKLKSTKVIEIEGFVDASEVPATLYDSPYYAGPDGDVAAKTFALLIETLKESGKLGIGKVVLRDRESVVLLAPEDNGLLLYKLRYPNEIRNISEVPKLDGLKADKKELELAKTLVDSMTKKFDDIELKDTYKDAVKELIQAKIEGKEIVTIEEEEKPVVDIMTALKQSIDNASKKPMKKATGEKPAAKTKTAKTTKATKKKKTA, from the coding sequence ATGCGCTCAATATGGAAAGGTCACATCAGGTTTTCACTCGTAACAATTCCTATCAGGATATATAACGCTATCGAGACGTCGGAAACGATCAGTTTCAAACAGCTTCATAAGGAAGATAACGGTCCAATCGGCTATGATAAGCGATGCAGGAAGTGCAACAAGATCGTTAAGATGGAAGATATCGTGAAAGGGTATCAATACGAGCCGGATCAATTCGTAATCATAGACCCTGAAGACCTTGATAAGCTGAAACTGAAAAGCACAAAGGTGATCGAGATAGAGGGATTCGTGGATGCGAGCGAAGTGCCCGCGACTTTATATGATTCACCATATTATGCGGGACCGGACGGCGACGTTGCGGCGAAGACGTTCGCTCTATTAATAGAGACATTAAAAGAGAGCGGCAAATTAGGAATAGGTAAAGTGGTGCTTAGGGACAGGGAGAGTGTAGTGCTATTAGCGCCGGAAGATAACGGACTATTATTGTATAAGCTGAGATACCCGAATGAGATAAGGAATATATCTGAAGTTCCGAAACTGGATGGGTTGAAAGCCGATAAGAAAGAGCTGGAGCTGGCGAAGACACTGGTAGATTCGATGACGAAGAAGTTCGATGACATAGAACTCAAAGATACATATAAGGATGCTGTGAAGGAATTGATACAGGCGAAGATAGAGGGAAAAGAGATCGTTACTATCGAGGAAGAAGAAAAACCGGTCGTGGATATAATGACTGCGTTGAAGCAAAGTATAGACAACGCTTCAAAGAAACCGATGAAGAAGGCAACCGGCGAGAAACCGGCGGCGAAGACAAAGACGGCAAAGACCACGAAGGCAACAAAGAAAAAGAAAACTGCATAA
- a CDS encoding efflux RND transporter periplasmic adaptor subunit translates to MKNKIIIGLIIIAVLTGGVLAYQFYFRHLLERKEQVTGELYICPMHPQIQEDHPGVCPICNMELVLKGSGETMKGMEEYGDDANHELGEIKLSPSEVVLANVQTTVAKYGDFDFSLQADGVVRARDDAYRQISSPVAGKIMRQYIDYEGQWVGKGQRAFEIYSPELVATQKEYILAYKNMMNVKNSEYTRVYENAKSIVDATKERLKLWFITDRQIVELEESGQVRNSLTYYADYSGVVTKKYVNEGSWVTEGMTIADVVNLGSVWVVANVYENELGSVRVGQYVNISLSGYSDQTIRGRIDYINPFINPETRTAEVRVTTSNPNMMMKPGMFVRVGIETNKTSRYIVVPRNAVLRTGKEDIVYIKKGDNVFAPRKVVIGGERDRSYLISSGINEGDVIVTSAGFLLDSESRIRTGNMDSHDHGNMDMNGNEPKINKDQDAMKDMENKR, encoded by the coding sequence ATGAAAAACAAAATAATAATAGGCTTAATAATAATAGCGGTATTAACGGGCGGTGTGCTGGCATACCAGTTTTATTTTAGGCACCTGCTCGAAAGGAAAGAGCAGGTCACCGGAGAGCTGTATATATGCCCGATGCACCCTCAGATACAGGAAGACCATCCGGGTGTCTGTCCAATTTGCAATATGGAGCTTGTATTAAAGGGTAGCGGTGAAACTATGAAAGGCATGGAAGAATATGGAGATGATGCAAATCACGAGCTTGGCGAGATAAAGCTTTCGCCCTCGGAAGTTGTGCTTGCCAACGTTCAGACCACAGTCGCAAAATATGGGGATTTCGATTTTTCATTACAGGCAGACGGAGTTGTAAGGGCGAGAGATGATGCTTACAGGCAGATATCATCTCCGGTAGCAGGAAAGATAATGAGGCAGTATATAGATTACGAAGGTCAGTGGGTGGGCAAAGGACAGAGGGCATTCGAGATATATTCGCCGGAGCTCGTTGCTACGCAAAAGGAATATATACTTGCCTATAAGAATATGATGAATGTAAAAAATTCGGAATACACGAGAGTATATGAGAACGCAAAATCGATAGTGGATGCAACGAAGGAGAGATTGAAATTATGGTTCATTACCGACAGGCAGATAGTGGAGCTGGAGGAATCCGGTCAGGTAAGGAACTCGCTGACATATTACGCGGATTATTCGGGAGTAGTAACGAAGAAGTATGTGAACGAAGGAAGCTGGGTAACAGAAGGAATGACGATAGCGGACGTGGTAAATCTTGGTTCAGTATGGGTGGTTGCAAACGTTTATGAAAATGAGCTGGGAAGTGTACGGGTTGGGCAGTATGTGAATATCTCCCTTAGCGGGTATTCTGACCAAACGATTCGGGGAAGGATCGATTACATAAATCCATTTATAAACCCGGAAACTAGAACAGCCGAGGTGAGGGTCACAACTTCAAATCCCAATATGATGATGAAGCCGGGGATGTTCGTGAGAGTCGGGATTGAGACGAATAAGACATCAAGATATATAGTAGTGCCAAGGAATGCGGTATTGAGGACAGGAAAGGAAGACATTGTCTATATAAAGAAGGGTGATAATGTATTTGCTCCGAGGAAAGTGGTGATAGGAGGGGAAAGAGACAGAAGCTATTTGATTAGTTCAGGAATAAATGAGGGGGACGTGATAGTTACCAGCGCGGGATTTTTGCTCGACAGTGAGAGCAGGATCAGGACAGGGAATATGGACAGTCATGATCACGGCAACATGGATATGAATGGAAACGAGCCGAAGATAAACAAGGACCAGGACGCGATGAAAGACATGGAAAACAAGCGTTAA
- a CDS encoding TolC family protein codes for MKSIITILNIILLTAGISYGQSDSVFVPHGLNDLIESAVVRNSELSPVEYKRRVELTKKTQVSMQPAPNLELMTDLIPVDLEGRPRYKVILSQGIVLSDKLGESEKLVEASAKDQEITKDVIRLQLTRDIKLNYFRLYLTEKMLEYNEEYAEILQSVIKSQEINYSVGKGVQNHILKSNNELQKLELERMDLESMRRVYINNLEVLSNTTLDTSFSTQNVNLILILKAQMPDTTELIADMLTNNPEFKLIDNKILKNKIQKNLAGTERTPDLMITGGYSYNAQMYKSFIMVGLGISLPFVPWNSKRIDAKVEETELLDKQYLEEYKTTSQYLIKDMRNSLEKIRTSSERLEYIKNVLLPQTDQTFKSSLQAYVSATDDFLNLLDSYRSLREANLMLLEEQADYLMQVSDLEFIIGKQIFKIN; via the coding sequence ATGAAATCTATAATAACAATATTAAATATAATTCTGCTAACAGCAGGCATATCATACGGACAGAGCGACAGCGTGTTTGTTCCCCACGGGCTGAACGACCTTATAGAGTCGGCAGTAGTGAGGAATTCCGAACTCAGCCCGGTAGAATACAAACGAAGGGTAGAGCTAACGAAGAAGACCCAGGTGAGCATGCAGCCTGCTCCTAACCTCGAGCTTATGACAGATCTGATACCGGTAGATCTGGAGGGACGGCCGAGGTACAAAGTAATATTGTCGCAAGGGATAGTCTTGTCCGACAAGCTGGGAGAGAGTGAAAAACTTGTCGAGGCGAGCGCGAAGGACCAGGAAATAACAAAGGACGTAATAAGATTACAGCTTACAAGAGATATAAAGCTGAATTATTTCAGGCTCTACCTGACGGAGAAAATGCTGGAGTATAATGAGGAGTATGCAGAGATATTACAAAGTGTGATAAAGTCACAGGAGATAAATTACTCGGTAGGCAAGGGTGTCCAGAACCACATATTGAAGAGCAATAATGAGCTTCAAAAACTGGAGCTGGAGAGAATGGACCTCGAGTCAATGCGGAGGGTATATATAAATAACCTGGAAGTGCTTTCTAACACGACTCTGGACACATCATTCAGTACTCAAAACGTGAACCTTATTCTTATATTGAAAGCTCAGATGCCTGACACGACGGAGCTGATAGCGGATATGCTGACCAACAATCCGGAATTTAAGCTGATAGACAATAAGATATTAAAGAATAAAATACAAAAGAATCTGGCGGGGACCGAAAGGACTCCCGACCTCATGATAACAGGCGGGTACAGCTATAACGCTCAAATGTATAAAAGTTTTATAATGGTCGGGCTGGGGATATCGCTTCCCTTTGTGCCGTGGAACAGCAAGCGCATCGATGCAAAAGTAGAGGAGACGGAGCTATTAGATAAGCAATACCTGGAGGAGTATAAGACCACCTCGCAATATCTCATCAAAGACATGAGGAACAGCCTGGAAAAAATCAGAACGTCTTCCGAAAGGTTAGAATATATAAAGAACGTTCTTTTGCCGCAGACGGACCAGACATTTAAGTCGAGCCTGCAGGCATACGTCAGCGCGACGGACGATTTTCTGAACCTGCTGGACTCGTACAGGTCATTGCGGGAAGCAAACCTGATGCTATTGGAGGAGCAGGCTGATTATTTAATGCAGGTGAGTGATCTAGAATTCATAATTGGCAAGCAGATATTCAAAATCAATTAA
- a CDS encoding dienelactone hydrolase family protein has product MPLTKKSLKVKVSKEIGSVSALLYTPAKPTAILVFAHGAGAGIKNRFMETVSNTLGDLGIATLRFNFPYMEAGKKVPDRKPVATAAVAAAVEKAHELYPKLPVFAGGKSFGGRMTSTAASEDMLSNIKGIVFFGFPLHAPGRPSSDRAEHLFSVKVPMLFLQGTRDALASFDLIKPLCKKLGKKATLYTVDGADHSFHVPKDNKLTDSEVIKLICDEIKTWIAKTK; this is encoded by the coding sequence ATGCCTCTCACCAAAAAATCCCTGAAAGTAAAAGTTTCCAAGGAAATAGGCTCCGTATCCGCTCTATTATATACACCCGCTAAGCCAACCGCTATCCTCGTTTTCGCTCACGGTGCCGGCGCGGGGATTAAGAACCGTTTCATGGAGACCGTATCGAATACTCTCGGTGACCTCGGCATAGCTACACTGCGATTTAATTTTCCATATATGGAAGCAGGCAAGAAAGTCCCTGACCGCAAGCCCGTCGCTACAGCCGCAGTCGCCGCCGCTGTGGAAAAAGCGCACGAACTCTACCCGAAACTGCCCGTCTTCGCAGGCGGTAAATCTTTTGGCGGACGAATGACATCCACCGCCGCATCTGAAGATATGCTCTCCAACATCAAAGGCATAGTCTTTTTCGGGTTCCCGCTCCACGCTCCCGGCAGACCGTCATCCGACCGCGCCGAGCATCTCTTCAGCGTGAAAGTACCGATGCTTTTCCTGCAGGGAACACGCGACGCTCTCGCTTCCTTCGACCTCATAAAACCCCTCTGCAAAAAACTCGGGAAAAAAGCCACGCTCTATACCGTCGATGGAGCAGATCACTCATTCCATGTCCCTAAAGACAATAAGCTCACGGACAGCGAAGTAATAAAATTGATTTGTGATGAAATAAAAACCTGGATAGCTAAGACTAAATAA